Proteins encoded by one window of Lathyrus oleraceus cultivar Zhongwan6 chromosome 1, CAAS_Psat_ZW6_1.0, whole genome shotgun sequence:
- the LOC127106423 gene encoding uncharacterized protein LOC127106423, whose product MYPSPEVEQHSEKNDDSSSSEKDMAAEDVPDISPVKKTTVRKSPGKVVVVHLDNISFHLEDEAAKWKFVIQRRVAVERELGKDAAEIKEVMDLIKVAGLLKTVAGFSQCYEGLVKEFIVNIPEDIADKKIKEFCKVFVRGRRVKGAGELEATDNKVCREITSRQVKGWPIKKHLPVGKLTVKYAILHKIGAANWVPTNHISTIANTLGRFIFVVGTKLNFDYSRFMFEQIIKHASTNAVKLPIAFAYMICGIILNQHPGDCKELGEGIRVETARKQSLEALIASLEQAEGENIDHAKEVEAHTSSERFATNDETSGNSVSSVDEAASSSSSD is encoded by the exons atgtacccctctcctgaggttgaacaACATAGTGAGAAAAATGACGATTCCTCCAGTTCTGAGAAGGACATGgctgctgaag atgtccctgacatctcccctgtGAAGAAAACCACTGTGAGGAAGTCCCCTGGTAAAGTTGTTGTTGTGCATTTGGAtaatatctctttccatcttgaggACGAAGCTGCCAAatggaaatttgtgattcaaagaaGGGTGGCTGTGGAAAGGGAGTTAGGAAAGGATGCTGCTGAAAtcaaggaggtcatggacctgataaAGGTTGCTGGGTTGTTGAAGACTGTGGCTGGGTTCTCTCAGTGCTATGAGGGTTTagttaaggaattcattgtcaacatTCCTGAGGATATTGCTGATAAGAAAATCAAGGAATTTTGCAAAGTGTTTGTGAGAG GAAGAAGAGTTAAGGGTGCAGGTGAACTGGAAGCTACAGACAATAAGGTCTGTAGAGAAATTACATCAAGGCAGGTGAAAGGATGGCCtattaaaaagcatcttcctgTTGGGAAGTTGACAGTCAAGTATGCAatattgcataaaataggagctgcaaattgggtgcctaccaaccacaTTTCCACAATTGCTAATACCCTTGGAAGGTTTATTTTTGTTGTTGGAACCAAACTGAATTTTGACTATagtagatttatgtttgaacaaatcaTCAAGCATGCATCTACTAATGCAGTTAAGCTGCCTATTGCCTTTGCCTAtatgatttgtgggattatcctgaaTCAACATCCTG GAGATTGTAAAGAGCTGGgtgaagggataagggtagaAACAGCTAGGAAACAATCATTGGAAGCAttgattgcaagcttggagcaagctgaagGGGAAAATATTGATCATGCTAAGGAAGttgaagcccacacctctagtgagaggttTGCAACTAATGATGAGACAAGTGGTAATTCTGTTTCTAGTGTTGATGaagctgcaagctcaagctcctctGATTAG